One part of the Arabidopsis thaliana chromosome 1 sequence genome encodes these proteins:
- a CDS encoding proline-rich family protein (proline-rich family protein; BEST Arabidopsis thaliana protein match is: proline-rich family protein (TAIR:AT1G70990.1); Has 45319 Blast hits to 18313 proteins in 1048 species: Archae - 86; Bacteria - 6513; Metazoa - 15272; Fungi - 3775; Plants - 11142; Viruses - 2024; Other Eukaryotes - 6507 (source: NCBI BLink).), whose product MSPKTRRSTDLAATILMAIVILASPIIINAEDSSAEVDVNCIPCLQNQPPPPPSPPPPSCTPSPPPPSPPPPKKSSCPPSPLPPPPPPPPPNYVFTYPPGDLYPIENYYGAAVAVESFSVMKLFVFGVMVFLIL is encoded by the coding sequence ATGTCGCCTAAAACTCGCCGATCGACGGATCTTGCGGCCACAATCCTCATGGCTATCGTGATCCTCGCATCTCCGATCATAATCAACGCCGAAGATTCTTCAGCCGAAGTTGACGTTAACTGCATACCTTGTCTCCAAAATCAACCGCCTCCGCCTCCGTCTCCGCCACCTCCTTCTTGTACACCCTCCCCTCCTCCTCCGTCACCACCACCCCCGAAGAAATCTTCCTGTCCACCATCGCCTCTGCCGCCACcgccacctccacctccacctaATTACGTATTCACATATCCGCCGGGAGACTTGTACCCTATTGAAAATTACTATGGAGCGGCTGTGGCAGTAGAAAGCTTTTCGGTGATGAAGCTGTTCGTGTTTGGAGTTATggtttttctgattctttga
- a CDS encoding cytochrome c oxidase assembly protein CtaG / Cox11 family encodes MSWSKACRGTRISSYLENLHRTSQYPRTILCSRYYTHGACKSNEHYLRSKRVFWGSSSSWSLNSHSATAKSMLDSAHRQYSTHSPSETKSQKMLYYLTAVVFGMVGLTYAAVPLYRTFCQATGYGGTVQRKETVEEKIARHSESGTVTEREIVVQFNADVADGMQWKFTPTQREVRVKPGESALAFYTAENKSSAPITGVSTYNVTPMKAGVYFNKIQCFCFEEQRLLPGEQIDMPVFFYIDPEFETDPRMDGINNLILSYTFFKVSEENTTETVNNNNSVPVQETN; translated from the exons ATGTCGTGGTCGAAAGCTTGTAGAGGAACTCGAATTTCTTCATATTTAGAGAACCTTCATCGAACATCTCAGTATCCAAG GACTATTTTATGCTCTCGTTATTACACTCATGGAGCTTGTAAAAGCAATGAGCATTATCTCCGAAGCAAGAGAGTATTTTGGGGAAGCTCTTCTTCATGGAGCTTGAATTCTCACTCTGCTACTGCTAAATCGATGTTAGATAGTGCCCATCGCCAGTATTCTACTCACTCTCCATCGGAAACCAAATCACAGAAAATGCTCTATTACCTCACCGCTGTTGTCTTTGGTATGGTGGGGTTAACTTACGCTGCTGTGCCATTGTATAGAACATTCTGCCAAGCTACTGGATATGGAGGTACTGTTCAACGCAAAGAG ACTGTTGAGGAGAAGATTGCTAGGCATTCAGAATCTGGTACCGTCACTGAAAG GGAGATTGTGGTGCAGTTCAATGCTGATGTTGCAGATGGGATGCAGTGGAAGTTCACTCCAACACAAAGAGAG GTTAGAGTAAAGCCAGGAGAAAGTGCACTCGCATTTTACACTGctgaaaacaaaagttcagCTCCAATAACCGGAGTCTCGACATACAATGTCACTCCCATGAAG GCAGGAGTTTATTTCAACAAGATACAATGTTTTTGCTTTGAGGAGCAGCGACTCCTTCCTGGAGAGCAGATTGACATGCCG GTCTTCTTCTACATTGATCCTGAGTTTGAGACTGATCCAAGAATGGACGGAATCAACAACTTGATATTGTCTTACACTTTCTTCAAAGTGTCAGAGGAAAATACTACAGAGACGGTCAACAATAACAACTCTGTTCCAGTTCAagaaaccaattaa
- a CDS encoding Pentatricopeptide repeat (PPR) superfamily protein (Pentatricopeptide repeat (PPR) superfamily protein; FUNCTIONS IN: molecular_function unknown; INVOLVED IN: biological_process unknown; LOCATED IN: endomembrane system; EXPRESSED IN: 14 plant structures; EXPRESSED DURING: 7 growth stages; CONTAINS InterPro DOMAIN/s: Pentatricopeptide repeat (InterPro:IPR002885); BEST Arabidopsis thaliana protein match is: Tetratricopeptide repeat (TPR)-like superfamily protein (TAIR:AT3G61360.1); Has 33079 Blast hits to 11325 proteins in 263 species: Archae - 4; Bacteria - 36; Metazoa - 353; Fungi - 350; Plants - 31222; Viruses - 0; Other Eukaryotes - 1114 (source: NCBI BLink).) yields the protein MMMILKPLSSHHVSNFRLSVSFLHSVALSDAKVPVEEEGDDAETVFRMINGSNLQVELKESLSSSGIHLSKDLIDRVLKRVRFSHGNPIQTLEFYRYASAIRGFYHSSFSLDTMLYILGRNRKFDQIWELLIETKRKDRSLISPRTMQVVLGRVAKLCSVRQTVESFWKFKRLVPDFFDTACFNALLRTLCQEKSMTDARNVYHSLKHQFQPDLQTFNILLSGWKSSEEAEAFFEEMKGKGLKPDVVTYNSLIDVYCKDREIEKAYKLIDKMREEEETPDVITYTTVIGGLGLIGQPDKAREVLKEMKEYGCYPDVAAYNAAIRNFCIARRLGDADKLVDEMVKKGLSPNATTYNLFFRVLSLANDLGRSWELYVRMLGNECLPNTQSCMFLIKMFKRHEKVDMAMRLWEDMVVKGFGSYSLVSDVLLDLLCDLAKVEEAEKCLLEMVEKGHRPSNVSFKRIKLLMELANKHDEVNNLIQKMAIFSTEIPR from the coding sequence atgatgatgatcctcAAGCCTTTATCTTCTCACCACGTTTCCAATTTCCGTCTCTCTGTATCGTTTCTTCACAGCGTGGCACTATCGGATGCGAAGGTTCctgtagaagaagaaggcgaTGACGCAGAAACTGTTTTCCGGATGATAAATGGATCAAATCTGCAAGTGGAATTGAAGGAATCGTTGAGCTCTAGTGGAATCCACTTGTCCAAGGACTTAATCGATAGGGTTTTGAAAAGGGTAAGGTTTAGTCATGGGAACCCAATTCAAACCCTAGAGTTTTACAGGTACGCTAGTGCTATAAGAGGGTTTTATCATTCTTCGTTTTCTCTAGATACAATGCTTTATATTCTCGGTAGAAATCGAAAGTTCGATCAAATTTGGGAGCTTTTGATTGAGACTAAGCGTAAGGATCGATCTTTGATATCTCCAAGGACGATGCAAGTTGTGTTAGGTAGAGTTGCTAAGTTGTGTTCCGTTAGACAAACTGTTGAATCTTTCTGGAAGTTTAAGAGATTGGTTCCTGATTTCTTTGACACGGCTTGTTTCAATGCTCTCTTGAGAACTCTTTGCCAAGAGAAGAGTATGACTGATGCTAGGAATGTGTATCATAGCTTGAAGCATCAGTTTCAGCCTGATTTGCAGACTTTTAATATACTTTTATCGGGTTGGAAATCATCGGAAGAAGCGGAAGCTTTCTTCGAGGAAATGAAGGGAAAGGGGCTAAAACCTGATGTGGTTACGTATAACTCTTTGATTGATGTGTATTGCAAGGatagagagattgagaaagctTATAAGTTGATAGATAAGATGcgagaggaggaggaaactCCCGATGTTATAACTTATACAACTGTTATAGGTGGGTTGGGGTTAATCGGTCAGCCTGATAAAGCTAGAGAAGTTTTAAAGGAAATGAAGGAGTATGGGTGTTATCCTGATGTTGCGGCTTATAATGCTGCTATTAGGAATTTTTGCATAGCGAGGAGGCTCGGGGATGCGGATAAGTTGGTGGATGAGATGGTGAAGAAGGGTTTGTCTCCGAATGCGACTACTTATAATCTGTTTTTCCGTGTTTTATCGTTGGCAAATGATTTGGGACGGTCTTGGGAGCTGTATGTGAGAATGTTGGGGAATGAGTGTTTGCCGAATACACAATCCTGTATGTTCTTGATTAAGATGTTTAAGAGACACGAGAAAGTGGATATGGCGATGCGGTTGTGGGAAGATATGGTGGTAAAAGGTTTTGGTTCATATAGTTTGGTTTCAGATGTGCTTTTGGATTTGCTTTGTGATTTGGCTAAAGTCgaagaagctgagaaatgTTTGCTTGAGATGGTTGAGAAAGGTCATAGACCGAGTAATGTCTCGTTTAAAAGGATCAAGTTGTTGATGGAGCTAGCAAATAAGCACGATGAGGTTAATAACTTGATACAAAAGATGGCTATTTTCAGTACAGAGATTCCGCGTTAA
- the ARFD1B gene encoding ADP-ribosylation factor D1B (ADP-ribosylation factor D1B (ARFD1B); FUNCTIONS IN: GTP binding; INVOLVED IN: N-terminal protein myristoylation; LOCATED IN: intracellular; CONTAINS InterPro DOMAIN/s: ADP-ribosylation factor (InterPro:IPR006688), Small GTPase SAR1-type (InterPro:IPR006687), ARF/SAR superfamily (InterPro:IPR006689); BEST Arabidopsis thaliana protein match is: ADP-ribosylation factor D1A (TAIR:AT1G02440.1); Has 8851 Blast hits to 8846 proteins in 396 species: Archae - 6; Bacteria - 6; Metazoa - 3723; Fungi - 1395; Plants - 1867; Viruses - 3; Other Eukaryotes - 1851 (source: NCBI BLink).), translated as MGTALGKPFAGFFHQEESRIVLFGLDAAGKSSIMHKLKTGETLTTTMPTIGTDVESVKYKDSNLRFWEMGGQQCYKWFPMTKHDFQEIAGLVLVVDSTDRDRIEDAKDFLNAVIDEIQGSVPDNVAVLVFGNKHEVPGAMSASEISNKLDLTSLRQKNWQRNWHVQSSCAFSGDGLHEGLDWLLKNAERM; from the exons ATGGGGACAGCTCTGGGAAAGCCATTTGCCGGTTTTTTCCACCAAGAAGAATCGAGGATAGTGTTGTTCGGTCTCGACGCTGCCGGAAAATCATCAATAATGCACAAACTCAAAACCGGAGAAACCCTTACCACAACCATGCCTACTATTG GAACGGATGTGGAAAGTGTAAAATACAAGGATTCAAACTTACGCTTTTGGGAAATGGGCGGCCAACAATGTTACAAG tGGTTTCCAATGACGAAACATGACTTCCAAGAAATAGCGGGGCTTGTGCTTGTAGTCGATAGCACAGACAGAGATCGAATAGAAGATGCGAAAGATTTTCTTAATGCGGTGATTGATGAG ATACAAGGGAGTGTACCGGACAATGTGGCTGTTCTTGTATTTGGAAACAAGCATGAAGTTCCTGGTGCTATGTCTGCTTCTGAGATCAGTAACAAGCTTGATCTCACTTCTCTTCGTCAAAAAAACTGGCAGAGAAACTG GCATGTCCAGAGCTCATGTGCATTCTCTGGTGATGGTTTACATGAAGGACTCGACTGGCTGTTGAAAAATGCTGAAAGAATGTAA
- the ARFD1B gene encoding ADP-ribosylation factor D1B, with protein MGTALGKPFAGFFHQEESRIVLFGLDAAGKSSIMHKLKTGETLTTTMPTIGTDVESVKYKDSNLRFWEMGGQQCYKWFPMTKHDFQEIAGLVLVVDSTDRDRIEDAKDFLNAVIDEIQGSVPDNVAVLVFGNKHEVPGAMSASEISNKLDLTSLRQKNWQRNW; from the exons ATGGGGACAGCTCTGGGAAAGCCATTTGCCGGTTTTTTCCACCAAGAAGAATCGAGGATAGTGTTGTTCGGTCTCGACGCTGCCGGAAAATCATCAATAATGCACAAACTCAAAACCGGAGAAACCCTTACCACAACCATGCCTACTATTG GAACGGATGTGGAAAGTGTAAAATACAAGGATTCAAACTTACGCTTTTGGGAAATGGGCGGCCAACAATGTTACAAG tGGTTTCCAATGACGAAACATGACTTCCAAGAAATAGCGGGGCTTGTGCTTGTAGTCGATAGCACAGACAGAGATCGAATAGAAGATGCGAAAGATTTTCTTAATGCGGTGATTGATGAG ATACAAGGGAGTGTACCGGACAATGTGGCTGTTCTTGTATTTGGAAACAAGCATGAAGTTCCTGGTGCTATGTCTGCTTCTGAGATCAGTAACAAGCTTGATCTCACTTCTCTTCGTCAAAAAAACTGGCAGAGAAACTGgtaa